In one window of Macrobrachium rosenbergii isolate ZJJX-2024 chromosome 27, ASM4041242v1, whole genome shotgun sequence DNA:
- the LOC136853280 gene encoding uncharacterized protein, translated as MHFCRIRGFHPDPDLFIHRQRIPCVGETRFLGLIFDSKLTWIPNLKYIKTKCLKAMNLLKVLSHTVWGADRTQMLRLYKALVFSKLTYGCEVYTSAKPNSLKMLNSIHHGGVRLCTGAFKSSLIESMFVDAGEVPLDLHYKRLLVRSWYRFQRLPKSLTSICMRRERHWHYYENHPKQPHPFAFRVNLILRELNMPRVKILPVFCYSPPPGNFQR; from the coding sequence atgcacttttgtcgcataagaggatttcatcctgatccagatctatttattcataggcaaagaattccatgtgtaGGTGAAACGAGGTTCCTTGGGTTGATTTTCGATAGTAAGCTGACCTGGATCCCAAATCTGAAGTATATTAAGACCAAATGCTTGAAAGCGATGAatttgctgaaagttctgtctcatactgtgtggggtgcagacagaactcagatgttgagattgtataaagccctggtcttttcaaaattaacgtatGGATGCGAAGTTTACACGTCTGCAAAGcccaatagccttaaaatgctcaacTCGATTCATCATGGTGGGGTACGGttgtgtacaggagcatttaaatcatctctcATTGAGAGCATGtttgtagatgctggtgaggtgccactggatcttcattacaagcgtctgctggttcggagctggtatagattccagaggctacctaagtctttgaccagcatatgtatgagaagggaaaggcattggcattattatgaaaatcatcccaagCAACCACATccgtttgcttttagagtaaacttGATTCTCAGGGAATTAAATATGCCTAGGGTGAAGATTCTACCAGTATTCTGTTACTCCCCCCCCCCTGGAAATTTCCAGAGGTAG